The DNA window CAAGTTCCACCGCCTTTCTCTGAATTATGGTTGCAAAGTTAAACCATTTGGCGTTATGAGTCGATAGGTTTCAAAATTAAACCTTTGTGAGCGTTAAAGACTGGAGGGTTTTGGAGTGACCGACCTATTGGATTTCGCAATTCAGGCTCATGGCGGCTTTGAACTGTGGCAGCGGATCGAGCAATTGCGTGCACACATCAAAGTTGGTGGCGCGGTCTGGCATGTGAAGGGCTGGCCGGATGCCTATGCCGACATCCACACTATAGTTTCGACCCGTCGTCCGTACACTGAATTCGCCCCCTTCCTGGAGAAAGGGTACCATTGCGTTTGGGAGGCGGAGCGTACAGCGATCGTGGCCGACAGCGGCGAAGTCATTGAGCATCGGGTCGCACCGCGTTCGTCTTTTGAGGGGCACACGATCGCCACAGCGTGGGACCGACAGCATCTTATCTATTTCACCGGCTATGCCATGTGGACCTATTTGACGACGCCGTTTCTCTTCAGGCTCCCCGGGTTCAAGACGGAGGAGATTGAGCCATGGCAGGAAGAGAATGAAATCTGGCGCCGGCTGAGGGTAACATTCCCCTTAAGCGTCCCGAGCCATTCCACCGCGCAGACATTCTATTTCGACTCGAATGGCCTGTTGCGCCGCCATGACTATAGCGTCGACATCATGGGCGGCACCACGAGCGCCAACTATGCAAGCGACCACAAATGTTTTGCTGGTTTGACGATCCCGACGAAGCGCAGGGTTTATACAACCGGCGCGGACAACCGGCCCATCCTCGATCGGGTCGCCGTTTCGATTGATTTGCTCGACGTCGGCATTGAACCACATCCCGCGGGGCGCTGACTTCCGTCAGCAGGCTCGGCAGTCTCCGGCCTGCGGCTAGACGTCGATCAGGACGATCATGTCGCAGCGCGCGTCGACCGGGCGGTCGAGCACCAGGTGATGGCGTCGCCGGCGACGCCGGCATTGCGCCAAGGCAAGACATTGGGTCATATGGAAGCGATCATGCGGAACTGAACACGCGCCTGAACCTTTATGGCAGTCAACTTCCACGCATAAGACTTCTCCAAATGGCTTTTTCTCAACATCTCAAGACAATCCGCACCGACGTTTTGGAGATCGCCTATTTCGAGATTGGCCCTGCCGATGGCTGGCCAGTCGTGCTTTCACACGGCTTTCCCTATGACGTGAATGCCTATCGGGACGTCTCGCCAATCCTAGCCGCGCGAGGCGCAAGGGTGATCGTCCCGTACCTTCGCGGCTTTGGCCCTACGAGGTTTCTGTCGCCAAGAACCATGCGCAGCGGCCAGCAGGCGGCGCTGGGCAAAGACCTGATTTCGCTGCTCGACGCACTGGCTCTGCCGCGCGCGCTGCTTGCCGGATTTGACTGGGGCGGCCTGGCATCCTGCGTCGCCGCGGCATTGTGGCCGCAGCGGGTTGACGGGCTGGTTTCCTACGCCGGCTATGATGTCATCGACGTCAACAGGCAGCGTCACTCCTTTGCGCCGTCGCTGGAACACGCGATGTGGTATCAACACCTCTTCCAGAGCGAACGCGGCCGCGAATGCCTTGAACACAATCGCCGCGAACTCTGCCGGATGCTGTGGGAGCAATGGTCGCCGCAGTGGGAATTTGATGACGCCACCTTTGACCGGTCTGCCGCGTCCTTCGAAAATCCGGACTTCGTGGACGTCGTTCTCCACTCCTACCGGTTTGCTCTCGGAACCGAGAGTGGCGATCCCGAACTTCAGGATCTGGAAGATATCCTGGCAACAAGGCCGCAAATCGTCATTCCGGCGATCACCCTTGATGGTACCCAGGACCCTCTCAAGCCGGATGGCACGGCCGATCATTCAGTCATGTTCACGGGGCCTTATCAGCACAAGGCGTTCGATTGCGGCCATGCATTTCCTTTCGAAGCCCCTGAAGCCTTCGCCGATGCGATCCTCGCCGTCCACGAGATCGCCTGAGACCGCTATCGACGGCGTCTGGATAGCCGAGAGGCTAGGGAGCCATCCGCGCGCGCAGGCGCGGCACGATCCAGTCGAGGAAGCACCGCACCTTCGGCGGCAAGGGCTCGGCTGGTCCATGGATAACGTTCACCGGCAGCGGTTCCGGTGCGAAATCCGTCAGCAGTTCCTGCAGGGCGCCGGAGCGCAACTGATCGGAAATCTGGTAAGACAGCACGCGGATAATGCCGATGCCGGCCAGTGCGGCCTGGATGGCAGCCTCCGTCGTATTGACCGCGAGCTTGGAGCGCGGCTCGACGGAAAAGGCCGCGCCGTCCCGGCGGTAGCGCCATTCCGGCGCCGTCGCAAAGCCCTGGAAGCTGATGCCGTCATGCTGGGCGAGGTCATCCGGCTGACGCGGCACCCCTCGGCGGGCGAGATAGTCCGGGCTCGCGCAGATCACCCGGCGAACGGCGCCTACGCGCGTTGCGATAAGCGCGCTGTCCGCCAGATGCCCGATCCGCAGGGCCACATCGACGTGCTCATCTGCCAGACTTAGCTGCCGGTCGACCAAGGTCAGACGCAGGTTGATTTCGGGTTGCTCCTTCAGGAAGTCCAGGGCAATTGGCAGCAGATGGCACTCGCCGAAGGCAATCGGTGCGGTCACGTGCAGCCCGCCACGCAACGCGCCATATTCGCCGCTGGCCTGCCGCTCCGCCGCCTCCAGCTCCTCCAGAATGCGACGTGACGCGGCGACGAAGGCGCGCCCCTCCTCCGTGACGGCGAGGCCGCGGCGGGTGCGCCGGACCAAGCGCACGCCCAGGTGCTTTTCGAGATCGGCGACCTTGCGGCTGACCGTGGCGAGCGGTGCATGCAGTCGCCGCGCCCCGGCCGAGAGGCTGCCTGCCTCCACCACCGCCACCAGCACCGACATTGCTTCAAACCGATCCATCTAATCCTTCCGGAATCTGAGAGGAAAGCTCTCTCAATGGCAGGATACTCTATCAGTGCTAGATATCATAGCTTGACGTCGTCCTGGGGGACGCCGGCCGGCTCCCCATCTTTCCAACGATTCGGAGGAAGGCGTCATGCCTCAACTGTCACGTCGCGCCTTTGTCAGCGCTCTTCCACTAGGCCTCACCGGAGGGAGCCTTCTCGCGGCAAGCCTGCTCGGTGCCGCTCCCGCGCCGGCGCTTGCTGCCACGCAGGGTACCGCCAAGACGCCGGTCAGCGTTACGCCGCTAGCACAGATCCGTGTCGGCCGCTTCACTGTGACGGCCCTGACGGACGGGTATGCCGATATGCCCTACAGCTATTTTCCGGGACGCTCCGCGGCCGAGGTCGAGCAGGCGGCAACCGCGCAATTCACCGCCCGGCCGAGCGGCGTCAGGTTCCTCTTCAACCAGTATCTTATCGAGGATGGCGAGCGCCGCATTCTGATCGATGCCGGTCCGGCGGGCTCGATCGGGCAGACCGGCGCACTGCCCCAGGCGCTCGGCGCGCTTGGCCTGCAGCGCGACCAGATTGACGCGGTGATCGTGACGCATATGCATCAGGACCACATGGGCGGTCTGATTGTCGGGGGCAAGAACAACTACCCCGGGGCGGAACTCTACATCGACCGTCGCGACGTCGCCCATTGGACTGACCCGGCCAAGCGCAGTGGCGCGCCCGACTATCTGCAGACGAGCTTCCAGATGGCGGGGGAGGTCGTGCGCCTTTACCCGAAACTCCAGGCGATTGACGGCGAGCGTGAGATTATGCGGGGCGTCTCCATTGTCGACCTTACCGGCCATACACCCGGCCATATCGGCGTGCGGGTCGAAGATGACGGGCAGAGCCTCATCATGGTTTCGGATATGATCTTTCCGGTCGTGCATCCTGGGGCGACCGATGTGTTCTTCCTGTTCGAGCAGGACCCCGCAGCTGCCAAAGCGATGCGCGACCGCTTTTTTCCCCGCGCCGCTTCGGAAGGCGCGCTTATCGCCGCCACGCACATGCCCTTCCCGGGCCTCGGCCGTGTTGTCGCCGACCGCGGGCAGATGCGCTGGCAGGTGGCGGACTGGGCGTCACAGAACTGAGCTCCACTGCCGCCGATCCCGCTCCACGGCGCGAGGCTGGAACGGCCATGGGCACCAGATCTGTCGGTACCGCCCCGACGGCATTCGTCGTCACGCCCGAGCAATGTGGCAGGGCTGCGCAGTCAACGCGGATAGGCGCGCGGCCATCCAACCAGCGAATTCAGTTCGGTGAGGGGCCAGTCCAGCTGGCCCCTTCCTTGCCAATCAAATATCGCTGGCGGCGCTCGACCAGAGGTCGGCGGCTTCGGCTGCCGTCATCCTCCGGACCTCGGCCTCATGGCGGCGGTTGGCGAAGAGTTCGCTCGCCATGATCTCTTCGGCAAGGTCGGCCGGAAGCGAGAGGATGACGCGGGCTTCGCCATTGTGCAGGCCGCCGAGTTCGGCGCGCTTGCCCGTCACCATGCCGCCGGCGACCGTGTTATTGGTCTCCGGATCGATCAGGATGAAGGAGCCGGACTGCCGGTTCTGCTCGTACGGATCGAAGATCGCTGCCTCGTCGAAGGCAAGGCGCACCTTGCCGATCGCATTCATGTAGAGCCGCTGGGCGGGGTTCCACGTGCCGGTCTTCAATTCGAGCTGGCTCAACGGCTGCACCTGCACGCGCTGGCGGCGGCTGCCGCTCTTCAGCCAGTAGCGCTTGCCGGGCTCGATACCCTCGGGCTGGAGGGCAACGATCTGCGCGTCGAAGGAAAGGCCGACCTGGGGCTGGGCGTCGATCGAGACGATCATATCGCCGCGCGCCACGTCGACCTGGCGGTCGAGCACGAGCGTGATCGCGTCGCCGGCGACCGCGGCGTTGCGCACGAGATCGAAGGTGACGATCTTGGAGACGTTGGCGACCATGCCCGACG is part of the Rhizobium bangladeshense genome and encodes:
- a CDS encoding alpha/beta fold hydrolase: MAFSQHLKTIRTDVLEIAYFEIGPADGWPVVLSHGFPYDVNAYRDVSPILAARGARVIVPYLRGFGPTRFLSPRTMRSGQQAALGKDLISLLDALALPRALLAGFDWGGLASCVAAALWPQRVDGLVSYAGYDVIDVNRQRHSFAPSLEHAMWYQHLFQSERGRECLEHNRRELCRMLWEQWSPQWEFDDATFDRSAASFENPDFVDVVLHSYRFALGTESGDPELQDLEDILATRPQIVIPAITLDGTQDPLKPDGTADHSVMFTGPYQHKAFDCGHAFPFEAPEAFADAILAVHEIA
- a CDS encoding LysR family transcriptional regulator, which encodes MDRFEAMSVLVAVVEAGSLSAGARRLHAPLATVSRKVADLEKHLGVRLVRRTRRGLAVTEEGRAFVAASRRILEELEAAERQASGEYGALRGGLHVTAPIAFGECHLLPIALDFLKEQPEINLRLTLVDRQLSLADEHVDVALRIGHLADSALIATRVGAVRRVICASPDYLARRGVPRQPDDLAQHDGISFQGFATAPEWRYRRDGAAFSVEPRSKLAVNTTEAAIQAALAGIGIIRVLSYQISDQLRSGALQELLTDFAPEPLPVNVIHGPAEPLPPKVRCFLDWIVPRLRARMAP
- a CDS encoding MBL fold metallo-hydrolase, whose amino-acid sequence is MPQLSRRAFVSALPLGLTGGSLLAASLLGAAPAPALAATQGTAKTPVSVTPLAQIRVGRFTVTALTDGYADMPYSYFPGRSAAEVEQAATAQFTARPSGVRFLFNQYLIEDGERRILIDAGPAGSIGQTGALPQALGALGLQRDQIDAVIVTHMHQDHMGGLIVGGKNNYPGAELYIDRRDVAHWTDPAKRSGAPDYLQTSFQMAGEVVRLYPKLQAIDGEREIMRGVSIVDLTGHTPGHIGVRVEDDGQSLIMVSDMIFPVVHPGATDVFFLFEQDPAAAKAMRDRFFPRAASEGALIAATHMPFPGLGRVVADRGQMRWQVADWASQN